A stretch of the Campylobacter sp. 19-13652 genome encodes the following:
- a CDS encoding anaerobic C4-dicarboxylate transporter: protein MDFIVVLQILVLFGAIYLGVRMGGMGIGYAGGLGVVVLSMCLGMKAGNIAVDVILIIASVIAAISALQAAGGLDFLVQIAERLLRKHPKHINYLAPLVAYFLTMFAGTGHTAFSIIPVIVEVAKGQNIKPSAPLSLAVVASQIGITASPISAAVVAMTGIVEPLGLGYPTLLAIVISTSFFGILITSFLYNTFANLDLSSDKIYKERLKAGLVAEVKEAQYKSVSADAKLSVWIFALGVLVVVAYALVISKSVGLIQNPTLGRNEAIMSFMLVVGALIVLSCGVKSEKLLDTSVFKSGMNACICVLGIAWLGDTFVSNHTDAIKSFASAVVSDHPYVLAIVLYFASSLLYSQAVTTKALIPTVVIAMGLTPEHHENLWVVVASFAAVSGLFVLPTYPTTLGAIAMDDTGTTRVGKYVFDHSFIVPGTLMVAITVALGFVIAPVLI from the coding sequence ATGGACTTTATAGTTGTCTTGCAAATACTCGTGCTCTTTGGTGCGATATATTTGGGCGTGAGAATGGGTGGCATGGGTATAGGCTATGCTGGCGGACTTGGCGTGGTGGTGCTAAGCATGTGTCTGGGGATGAAGGCAGGAAATATTGCGGTGGATGTGATACTTATCATTGCTTCGGTAATTGCCGCTATTTCTGCGCTTCAGGCTGCTGGTGGGCTTGATTTTCTTGTGCAAATAGCTGAGCGGCTTCTTAGAAAGCATCCAAAGCATATAAACTACCTAGCCCCTTTGGTGGCGTATTTTCTTACTATGTTTGCAGGGACTGGACATACGGCATTTTCTATCATACCAGTTATTGTTGAGGTGGCAAAGGGGCAAAATATCAAGCCGTCAGCTCCACTTAGTCTAGCTGTTGTAGCATCTCAAATAGGAATCACTGCCAGTCCGATTAGTGCGGCTGTAGTGGCTATGACTGGTATAGTAGAGCCACTTGGGCTTGGCTATCCGACGCTACTTGCGATTGTTATAAGTACTAGCTTTTTTGGAATTTTAATCACTAGCTTTTTGTATAACACCTTTGCAAATTTAGACCTAAGTAGCGACAAAATCTATAAAGAGCGTCTAAAAGCTGGGCTTGTGGCTGAGGTAAAAGAGGCGCAGTATAAAAGCGTAAGCGCAGACGCAAAACTTTCTGTGTGGATATTTGCGCTTGGGGTTTTAGTAGTCGTAGCCTACGCCCTAGTCATCTCAAAAAGTGTGGGGCTTATACAAAATCCGACCCTAGGCAGAAATGAAGCTATCATGAGCTTTATGCTTGTTGTGGGTGCGCTTATAGTGCTAAGCTGTGGTGTAAAGTCAGAAAAGCTCCTGGATACAAGCGTGTTTAAAAGTGGCATGAACGCCTGTATCTGCGTTCTTGGCATAGCGTGGTTGGGCGATACATTTGTGAGCAATCACACAGATGCGATTAAAAGCTTTGCCTCGGCTGTAGTGAGCGATCACCCCTATGTCCTAGCCATTGTGCTATACTTTGCTAGCTCGCTGCTTTATTCACAGGCAGTTACCACAAAGGCACTTATTCCAACAGTCGTCATCGCCATGGGGCTAACCCCAGAGCACCACGAAAACCTATGGGTAGTTGTGGCTAGTTTTGCGGCGGTTTCAGGGCTATTTGTCCTACCGACGTATCCGACTACGCTAGGAGCTATTGCAATGGATGATACAGGCACTACTAGGGTGGGTAAGTATGTCTTTGATCATAGCTTTATCGTGCCTGGTACGCTAATGGTAGCAATTACTGTGGCTTTGGGTTTTGTTATAGCTCCTGTGCTTATTTGA
- a CDS encoding aspartate ammonia-lyase, which produces MSSRKEHDFIGELEIDDSVYYGIQTFRATQNFKFSDRKLKDYPFFIKAFAQIKKAAALTNAKVGVLPHEIAQALAAAADRVIAGELREQFVVDMIQGGAGTSTNMNVNEVLTNLALEIKGHKKGEYEYIHVNDHANLGQSTNDTYPSAIKVATCAILGELEGALNGLVAALEAKESEFKDVIKMGRTELEDAVPTTLGNSFGAFAASIKSSLEQITQTKNLMKILNLGGTAIGTGINCHPLYKDEVHKKLSEIVGESFKPALNLISATQDTADFAQVSGSVKTLAIRLSKIANDLRLMNSGPRCGLGEINLPQMQPGSSIMPGKINPVIAEVVLIAANQIIAYDTAIMLNSKGGEFELNALEPGIAYALFDMITLAINATNTLREKAISGLSANVKECERQVLNSVGIVTAFNPYLGYEKSASIAKEALDTGKSVGEIVKERGYLSKKEIEEILNPKNMLNPTMVK; this is translated from the coding sequence ATGTCAAGTAGAAAAGAGCATGATTTTATCGGAGAGCTTGAGATAGATGATTCGGTTTATTATGGTATTCAGACCTTTAGAGCTACTCAAAATTTTAAATTTAGCGATCGAAAGTTAAAGGATTATCCGTTTTTTATAAAGGCTTTTGCGCAGATTAAAAAAGCAGCAGCGCTTACAAATGCAAAGGTGGGTGTTTTACCGCATGAAATAGCTCAAGCACTAGCAGCCGCAGCTGATAGAGTGATAGCTGGCGAGCTAAGGGAGCAGTTTGTCGTGGATATGATACAAGGCGGCGCAGGCACTAGCACAAATATGAACGTAAATGAGGTTTTAACAAATTTAGCACTTGAGATAAAAGGGCATAAAAAGGGCGAATATGAGTATATTCATGTAAATGATCATGCAAATTTAGGACAAAGCACAAACGACACCTATCCAAGTGCGATAAAGGTGGCAACTTGTGCTATTTTGGGCGAGCTTGAGGGTGCTCTAAATGGGCTTGTTGCCGCACTTGAGGCAAAGGAGAGCGAGTTTAAAGATGTGATAAAAATGGGACGCACAGAGCTTGAGGATGCTGTGCCTACGACGCTGGGAAATAGCTTTGGTGCTTTTGCGGCGTCTATAAAATCAAGTCTAGAGCAGATAACACAGACAAAAAATCTAATGAAAATCCTAAATCTAGGTGGCACTGCTATAGGCACAGGGATAAACTGCCATCCGCTTTATAAAGACGAGGTGCATAAAAAGCTAAGCGAGATAGTGGGAGAGAGCTTTAAGCCTGCTTTAAATTTAATAAGCGCGACGCAAGATACTGCAGATTTTGCGCAGGTTAGCGGCAGCGTGAAAACCCTAGCCATAAGGCTAAGCAAAATCGCAAACGACCTAAGGCTTATGAACTCTGGACCACGGTGTGGGCTGGGCGAGATAAACCTACCACAAATGCAGCCAGGTAGTTCCATAATGCCAGGCAAGATAAACCCAGTCATTGCTGAAGTCGTGCTAATCGCGGCTAATCAAATAATCGCTTATGATACTGCAATAATGTTAAATAGCAAGGGTGGAGAGTTTGAGCTCAATGCGCTTGAGCCAGGTATCGCATATGCGCTATTTGACATGATAACCCTAGCCATAAACGCCACAAATACCCTGCGTGAAAAGGCAATCTCTGGGCTAAGTGCAAACGTAAAAGAGTGTGAAAGACAGGTGCTAAACTCAGTGGGAATAGTAACGGCTTTTAATCCATATTTAGGCTATGAAAAATCAGCTAGCATCGCCAAAGAAGCCCTAGATACAGGCAAAAGTGTGGGTGAGATAGTAAAGGAGCGCGGGTATTTAAGTAAAAAAGAGATAGAGGAAATTTTAAATCCAAAAAATATGCTAAACCCAACTATGGTAAAATAA
- a CDS encoding NAD(P)-dependent oxidoreductase, with translation MKIFLAGASGVIGKQLSKLLVAAGHEVYGTTRSEAKAKMLENLGVKPVILDVFDKDNLIAQVAKIKPEVVFHQLTDLPDGLDEGKMSEALKRNAKIREVGTANLLDAAKACGASKFIAQSIAFVYSPNEQAPFSEESALLDFAEPTYGETARAVHSLETQTIENGGVVLRYGWLYGRDSGFSEPVNFVATVHVDAAAKAAELAMNAYKSGIYNISEDNGHVSSQKAKAELKFDSGFRIAE, from the coding sequence ATGAAAATATTTTTAGCAGGTGCTAGCGGCGTTATTGGTAAGCAGCTTAGCAAGCTTTTAGTCGCGGCTGGACACGAAGTTTACGGCACAACAAGGAGTGAAGCAAAGGCAAAAATGCTCGAAAATCTCGGCGTAAAGCCCGTAATACTCGATGTCTTTGATAAGGACAATCTCATAGCTCAAGTGGCAAAAATCAAGCCTGAAGTCGTCTTTCACCAGCTTACTGACCTACCTGATGGGCTAGATGAGGGCAAGATGAGCGAAGCCCTAAAACGCAACGCCAAAATAAGGGAGGTCGGCACCGCAAACCTTCTAGATGCAGCCAAAGCCTGTGGGGCTAGTAAATTTATCGCTCAAAGCATAGCTTTTGTCTATAGTCCTAATGAGCAAGCCCCATTTAGCGAGGAGAGTGCGCTACTTGATTTTGCTGAACCAACATACGGCGAGACGGCAAGGGCGGTGCATTCGCTCGAAACTCAGACAATAGAAAATGGAGGCGTGGTGCTAAGATATGGCTGGCTTTATGGTAGGGATAGTGGATTTTCTGAGCCTGTTAACTTTGTGGCGACGGTGCATGTGGATGCGGCGGCAAAGGCAGCAGAGCTAGCTATGAATGCGTATAAAAGCGGAATTTATAACATTTCAGAAGATAATGGACATGTAAGTAGCCAAAAGGCAAAAGCGGAGCTTAAATTTGATAGCGGCTTTCGCATAGCGGAGTAG